One part of the Girardinichthys multiradiatus isolate DD_20200921_A chromosome 10, DD_fGirMul_XY1, whole genome shotgun sequence genome encodes these proteins:
- the rnf157 gene encoding E3 ubiquitin ligase RNF157 isoform X8, which yields MGALTSRQNIGVEELDIPSNSVYRYPPKSGSYFANHFIMGGEKFDSTHPEGYLFGENTDLNFLGSRPVAAQHLSASTGSVLTTQSHFAFPYAAPPPQEPVKTLRSLINIRKDTLRLVRCSEDLKLPGDEVAGKNRACYNIEFTFDADTQVAITIYYQAMEEFHNGVPVYLPQDSSLQSETVHFKRGVCQQFCLPSHTVNLSEWADDELLFDMEKEIFPMVVQAVVDEGEEHLGHSHILLATFEKHMDGSYCVKPLKQKQVVDGVSYLLQEIYGIENKYNSQESKVADDEISDNSAECVVCLSDVRDTLILPCRHLCLCNACADTLRYQANCCPICRLPFRALLQIRAMRKKLSPLSPTSFNPVITSQTSDSEEHSQASEHIPPGYEAVSLLEALNGPLNTSSVAPNPLHSGPSHGSGVLPPYSNEPHSALARSLSPLDQSNSSQGLKLKKSGSKSLSQNSSVLPEEEDEKSCSESDACRPKLAVGQQECGVTPDSENLTLSSSGAIDQSPCTGTPLSSTITSPEDPVSSSLAQSVMSMASSHSQHSHISADTMSSMSGSYMAGTEAEPVGANEVGNVDVEEDQDAPMESRAALHQDGEFSMESKGNNYSMAVEEQDSEGNDVTEEECSSPSNGKDEESCPVHIED from the exons ATGGGAGCTTTGACAAGCAGACAGAACATAGGCGTGGAAGAATTGGACATTCCGTCCAATTCGGTGTACCGTTATCCGCCGAAATCTG GGAGTTACTTTGCCAACCATTTCATCATGGGAGGGGAGAAGTTTGACTCCACCCATCCGGAGGGTTACCTGTTTGGGGAAAACACAGACCTTAACTTCCTGGGGAGCAGACCAGTAGca GCTCAGCACTTGTCAGCATCAACTGGATCCGTGCTGACAACCCAAAGCCATTTTGCG TTCCCGTATGCAGCCCCTCCACCTCAGGAACCAGTAAAGACCCTACGAAGCCTTATAAACATTCGAAAGGACACGTTGCGGCTCGTAAG GTGTAGTGAGGACCTGAAGTTGCCAGGCGACGAGGTGGCAGGGAAGAACAGGGCTTGCTATAACATAGAGTTCACCTTTGACGCCGACACACAGGTTGCCATCACCATTTACTACCAGGCCATGGAGGAGTTTCACAATGGAGTGCCAGT TTACCTGCCACAGGACAGCTCGCTGCAGTCAGAAACGGTGCATTTTAAGAGAGGAGTTTGCCAACAGTTCTGTCTGCCCTCCCACACCGTCAACCTCAGCGAATGGGCAGATGACGAG CTGCTGTTTGATATGGAAAAGGAGATCTTCCCCATGGTTGTGCAGGCTGTGGTAGACGAGGGAGAGG AACATTTGGGCCACTCTCATATCCTACTGGCTACATTTGAAAAG CATATGGATGGGAGTTACTGTGTTAAACCTCTGAAGCAGAAGCAAGTG GTGGATGGAGTTAGCTACCTGCTGCAGGAGATCTATGGGATCGAGAACAAATACAACAGTCAGGAatcaaaa GTGGCTGACGATGAGATCAGTGACAACAGCGCCGAGTGTGTAGTGTGCTTGTCTGATGTCCGAGACACCCTCATCCTCCCTTGCAGGCACCTGTGTCTCTGCAACGCCTGCGCAGACACATTGCGCTACCAGGCAAACTGCTGTCCTATCTGCAGGCTGC CCTTTAGAGCTTTGTTGCAAATTCGAGCAATGAGGAAGAAACTCAGTCCTCTGTCGCCCACCAGCTTTAACCCCGTCATCACCTCCCAGACGTCGGACTCGGAGGAACACTCG CAGGCGTCCGAGCACATCCCTCCTGGTTATGAGGCTGTTTCTCTCCTGGAGGCGCTGAACGGGCCTCTGAACACCTCCTCGGTGGCTCCTAATCCTCTCCATTCCGGTCCTAGCCATGGCTCTGGGGTCCTGCCACCTTATAGCAACGAGCCCCACTCTGCGCTGGCCCGATCCCTCTCGCCTCTTGACCAGTCCAATTCCAGTCAgggattaaaactgaaaaagagtGGTTCAAA atCACTTTCCCAGAATTCCTCTGTGCTTcctgaagaggaagatgagaagtCTTGCAGTGAATCAGATGCATGTCGTCCTAAATTGGCTGTTGGTCAGCAagag TGCGGAGTGACTCCTGACAGCGAGAACCTGACTCTTTCCTCGTCTGGAGCCATCGATCAGTCACCCTGCACCGGTACCCCTCTCTCCTCCACCATCACCTCCCCTGAAG atccagtgagcagcagccTGGCCCAGTCGGTGATGTCCATGGCTTCGTCCCACTCGCAGCACTCTCACATCAGCGCTGACACCATGTCCTCCATGTCAGGGTCCTACATGGCCGGGACCGAAGCAGAACCGGTGGGGGCCAACGAGGTGGGAAACGTGGATGTTGAGGAGGACCAAGACGCTCCCATGGAGAGCCGAGCTGCTCTGCACCAGGACGGG GAGTTTTCTATGGAGTCAAAGGGAAACAATTACTCTATGGCTGTAGAGGAGCAGGATTCAGAG GGAAATGATGTCACAGAAGAGGAATGCTCCTCTCCGTCTAATGGGAAAG
- the rnf157 gene encoding E3 ubiquitin ligase RNF157 isoform X7, with protein sequence MGALTSRQNIGVEELDIPSNSVYRYPPKSGSYFANHFIMGGEKFDSTHPEGYLFGENTDLNFLGSRPVAAQHLSASTGSVLTTQSHFAFPYAAPPPQEPVKTLRSLINIRKDTLRLVRCSEDLKLPGDEVAGKNRACYNIEFTFDADTQVAITIYYQAMEEFHNGVPVYLPQDSSLQSETVHFKRGVCQQFCLPSHTVNLSEWADDELLFDMEKEIFPMVVQAVVDEGEEHLGHSHILLATFEKHMDGSYCVKPLKQKQVVDGVSYLLQEIYGIENKYNSQESKVADDEISDNSAECVVCLSDVRDTLILPCRHLCLCNACADTLRYQANCCPICRLPFRALLQIRAMRKKLSPLSPTSFNPVITSQTSDSEEHSQASEHIPPGYEAVSLLEALNGPLNTSSVAPNPLHSGPSHGSGVLPPYSNEPHSALARSLSPLDQSNSSQGLKLKKSGSKSLSQNSSVLPEEEDEKSCSESDACRPKLAVGQQECGVTPDSENLTLSSSGAIDQSPCTGTPLSSTITSPEDPVSSSLAQSVMSMASSHSQHSHISADTMSSMSGSYMAGTEAEPVGANEVGNVDVEEDQDAPMESRAALHQDGEFSMESKGNNYSMAVEEQDSEGNDVTEEECSSPSNGKGGRSRCPELANNNQGVAHCDTPSLGLDNEQAPNSRFADEESCPVHIED encoded by the exons ATGGGAGCTTTGACAAGCAGACAGAACATAGGCGTGGAAGAATTGGACATTCCGTCCAATTCGGTGTACCGTTATCCGCCGAAATCTG GGAGTTACTTTGCCAACCATTTCATCATGGGAGGGGAGAAGTTTGACTCCACCCATCCGGAGGGTTACCTGTTTGGGGAAAACACAGACCTTAACTTCCTGGGGAGCAGACCAGTAGca GCTCAGCACTTGTCAGCATCAACTGGATCCGTGCTGACAACCCAAAGCCATTTTGCG TTCCCGTATGCAGCCCCTCCACCTCAGGAACCAGTAAAGACCCTACGAAGCCTTATAAACATTCGAAAGGACACGTTGCGGCTCGTAAG GTGTAGTGAGGACCTGAAGTTGCCAGGCGACGAGGTGGCAGGGAAGAACAGGGCTTGCTATAACATAGAGTTCACCTTTGACGCCGACACACAGGTTGCCATCACCATTTACTACCAGGCCATGGAGGAGTTTCACAATGGAGTGCCAGT TTACCTGCCACAGGACAGCTCGCTGCAGTCAGAAACGGTGCATTTTAAGAGAGGAGTTTGCCAACAGTTCTGTCTGCCCTCCCACACCGTCAACCTCAGCGAATGGGCAGATGACGAG CTGCTGTTTGATATGGAAAAGGAGATCTTCCCCATGGTTGTGCAGGCTGTGGTAGACGAGGGAGAGG AACATTTGGGCCACTCTCATATCCTACTGGCTACATTTGAAAAG CATATGGATGGGAGTTACTGTGTTAAACCTCTGAAGCAGAAGCAAGTG GTGGATGGAGTTAGCTACCTGCTGCAGGAGATCTATGGGATCGAGAACAAATACAACAGTCAGGAatcaaaa GTGGCTGACGATGAGATCAGTGACAACAGCGCCGAGTGTGTAGTGTGCTTGTCTGATGTCCGAGACACCCTCATCCTCCCTTGCAGGCACCTGTGTCTCTGCAACGCCTGCGCAGACACATTGCGCTACCAGGCAAACTGCTGTCCTATCTGCAGGCTGC CCTTTAGAGCTTTGTTGCAAATTCGAGCAATGAGGAAGAAACTCAGTCCTCTGTCGCCCACCAGCTTTAACCCCGTCATCACCTCCCAGACGTCGGACTCGGAGGAACACTCG CAGGCGTCCGAGCACATCCCTCCTGGTTATGAGGCTGTTTCTCTCCTGGAGGCGCTGAACGGGCCTCTGAACACCTCCTCGGTGGCTCCTAATCCTCTCCATTCCGGTCCTAGCCATGGCTCTGGGGTCCTGCCACCTTATAGCAACGAGCCCCACTCTGCGCTGGCCCGATCCCTCTCGCCTCTTGACCAGTCCAATTCCAGTCAgggattaaaactgaaaaagagtGGTTCAAA atCACTTTCCCAGAATTCCTCTGTGCTTcctgaagaggaagatgagaagtCTTGCAGTGAATCAGATGCATGTCGTCCTAAATTGGCTGTTGGTCAGCAagag TGCGGAGTGACTCCTGACAGCGAGAACCTGACTCTTTCCTCGTCTGGAGCCATCGATCAGTCACCCTGCACCGGTACCCCTCTCTCCTCCACCATCACCTCCCCTGAAG atccagtgagcagcagccTGGCCCAGTCGGTGATGTCCATGGCTTCGTCCCACTCGCAGCACTCTCACATCAGCGCTGACACCATGTCCTCCATGTCAGGGTCCTACATGGCCGGGACCGAAGCAGAACCGGTGGGGGCCAACGAGGTGGGAAACGTGGATGTTGAGGAGGACCAAGACGCTCCCATGGAGAGCCGAGCTGCTCTGCACCAGGACGGG GAGTTTTCTATGGAGTCAAAGGGAAACAATTACTCTATGGCTGTAGAGGAGCAGGATTCAGAG GGAAATGATGTCACAGAAGAGGAATGCTCCTCTCCGTCTAATGGGAAAG
- the rnf157 gene encoding E3 ubiquitin ligase RNF157 isoform X5, translated as MGALTSRQNIGVEELDIPSNSVYRYPPKSGSYFANHFIMGGEKFDSTHPEGYLFGENTDLNFLGSRPVAAQHLSASTGSVLTTQSHFAFPYAAPPPQEPVKTLRSLINIRKDTLRLVRCSEDLKLPGDEVAGKNRACYNIEFTFDADTQVAITIYYQAMEEFHNGVPVYLPQDSSLQSETVHFKRGVCQQFCLPSHTVNLSEWADDELLFDMEKEIFPMVVQAVVDEGEEHLGHSHILLATFEKHMDGSYCVKPLKQKQVVDGVSYLLQEIYGIENKYNSQESKVADDEISDNSAECVVCLSDVRDTLILPCRHLCLCNACADTLRYQANCCPICRLPFRALLQIRAMRKKLSPLSPTSFNPVITSQTSDSEEHSQASEHIPPGYEAVSLLEALNGPLNTSSVAPNPLHSGPSHGSGVLPPYSNEPHSALARSLSPLDQSNSSQGLKLKKSGSKSLSQNSSVLPEEEDEKSCSESDACRPKLAVGQQECGVTPDSENLTLSSSGAIDQSPCTGTPLSSTITSPEDPVSSSLAQSVMSMASSHSQHSHISADTMSSMSGSYMAGTEAEPVGANEVGNVDVEEDQDAPMESRAALHQDGEFSMESKGNNYSMAVEEQDSEGNDVTEEECSSPSNGKGGRSRCPELANNNQGVAHCDTPSLGLDNEQAPNSRFAGWTDEESCPVHIED; from the exons ATGGGAGCTTTGACAAGCAGACAGAACATAGGCGTGGAAGAATTGGACATTCCGTCCAATTCGGTGTACCGTTATCCGCCGAAATCTG GGAGTTACTTTGCCAACCATTTCATCATGGGAGGGGAGAAGTTTGACTCCACCCATCCGGAGGGTTACCTGTTTGGGGAAAACACAGACCTTAACTTCCTGGGGAGCAGACCAGTAGca GCTCAGCACTTGTCAGCATCAACTGGATCCGTGCTGACAACCCAAAGCCATTTTGCG TTCCCGTATGCAGCCCCTCCACCTCAGGAACCAGTAAAGACCCTACGAAGCCTTATAAACATTCGAAAGGACACGTTGCGGCTCGTAAG GTGTAGTGAGGACCTGAAGTTGCCAGGCGACGAGGTGGCAGGGAAGAACAGGGCTTGCTATAACATAGAGTTCACCTTTGACGCCGACACACAGGTTGCCATCACCATTTACTACCAGGCCATGGAGGAGTTTCACAATGGAGTGCCAGT TTACCTGCCACAGGACAGCTCGCTGCAGTCAGAAACGGTGCATTTTAAGAGAGGAGTTTGCCAACAGTTCTGTCTGCCCTCCCACACCGTCAACCTCAGCGAATGGGCAGATGACGAG CTGCTGTTTGATATGGAAAAGGAGATCTTCCCCATGGTTGTGCAGGCTGTGGTAGACGAGGGAGAGG AACATTTGGGCCACTCTCATATCCTACTGGCTACATTTGAAAAG CATATGGATGGGAGTTACTGTGTTAAACCTCTGAAGCAGAAGCAAGTG GTGGATGGAGTTAGCTACCTGCTGCAGGAGATCTATGGGATCGAGAACAAATACAACAGTCAGGAatcaaaa GTGGCTGACGATGAGATCAGTGACAACAGCGCCGAGTGTGTAGTGTGCTTGTCTGATGTCCGAGACACCCTCATCCTCCCTTGCAGGCACCTGTGTCTCTGCAACGCCTGCGCAGACACATTGCGCTACCAGGCAAACTGCTGTCCTATCTGCAGGCTGC CCTTTAGAGCTTTGTTGCAAATTCGAGCAATGAGGAAGAAACTCAGTCCTCTGTCGCCCACCAGCTTTAACCCCGTCATCACCTCCCAGACGTCGGACTCGGAGGAACACTCG CAGGCGTCCGAGCACATCCCTCCTGGTTATGAGGCTGTTTCTCTCCTGGAGGCGCTGAACGGGCCTCTGAACACCTCCTCGGTGGCTCCTAATCCTCTCCATTCCGGTCCTAGCCATGGCTCTGGGGTCCTGCCACCTTATAGCAACGAGCCCCACTCTGCGCTGGCCCGATCCCTCTCGCCTCTTGACCAGTCCAATTCCAGTCAgggattaaaactgaaaaagagtGGTTCAAA atCACTTTCCCAGAATTCCTCTGTGCTTcctgaagaggaagatgagaagtCTTGCAGTGAATCAGATGCATGTCGTCCTAAATTGGCTGTTGGTCAGCAagag TGCGGAGTGACTCCTGACAGCGAGAACCTGACTCTTTCCTCGTCTGGAGCCATCGATCAGTCACCCTGCACCGGTACCCCTCTCTCCTCCACCATCACCTCCCCTGAAG atccagtgagcagcagccTGGCCCAGTCGGTGATGTCCATGGCTTCGTCCCACTCGCAGCACTCTCACATCAGCGCTGACACCATGTCCTCCATGTCAGGGTCCTACATGGCCGGGACCGAAGCAGAACCGGTGGGGGCCAACGAGGTGGGAAACGTGGATGTTGAGGAGGACCAAGACGCTCCCATGGAGAGCCGAGCTGCTCTGCACCAGGACGGG GAGTTTTCTATGGAGTCAAAGGGAAACAATTACTCTATGGCTGTAGAGGAGCAGGATTCAGAG GGAAATGATGTCACAGAAGAGGAATGCTCCTCTCCGTCTAATGGGAAAG
- the rnf157 gene encoding E3 ubiquitin ligase RNF157 isoform X6, whose protein sequence is MGALTSRQNIGVEELDIPSNSVYRYPPKSGSYFANHFIMGGEKFDSTHPEGYLFGENTDLNFLGSRPVAAQHLSASTGSVLTTQSHFAFPYAAPPPQEPVKTLRSLINIRKDTLRLVRCSEDLKLPGDEVAGKNRACYNIEFTFDADTQVAITIYYQAMEEFHNGVPVYLPQDSSLQSETVHFKRGVCQQFCLPSHTVNLSEWADDELLFDMEKEIFPMVVQAVVDEGEEHLGHSHILLATFEKHMDGSYCVKPLKQKQVVDGVSYLLQEIYGIENKYNSQESKVADDEISDNSAECVVCLSDVRDTLILPCRHLCLCNACADTLRYQANCCPICRLPFRALLQIRAMRKKLSPLSPTSFNPVITSQTSDSEEHSQASEHIPPGYEAVSLLEALNGPLNTSSVAPNPLHSGPSHGSGVLPPYSNEPHSALARSLSPLDQSNSSQGLKLKKSGSKSLSQNSSVLPEEEDEKSCSESDACRPKLAVGQQECGVTPDSENLTLSSSGAIDQSPCTGTPLSSTITSPEDPVSSSLAQSVMSMASSHSQHSHISADTMSSMSGSYMAGTEAEPVGANEVGNVDVEEDQDAPMESRAALHQDGEFSMESKGNNYSMAVEEQDSEGNDVTEEECSSPSNGKDFMYLGGYRPGLDPLPHHISTSNINLEEQGVENRDGQSSKHPLHGPLFV, encoded by the exons ATGGGAGCTTTGACAAGCAGACAGAACATAGGCGTGGAAGAATTGGACATTCCGTCCAATTCGGTGTACCGTTATCCGCCGAAATCTG GGAGTTACTTTGCCAACCATTTCATCATGGGAGGGGAGAAGTTTGACTCCACCCATCCGGAGGGTTACCTGTTTGGGGAAAACACAGACCTTAACTTCCTGGGGAGCAGACCAGTAGca GCTCAGCACTTGTCAGCATCAACTGGATCCGTGCTGACAACCCAAAGCCATTTTGCG TTCCCGTATGCAGCCCCTCCACCTCAGGAACCAGTAAAGACCCTACGAAGCCTTATAAACATTCGAAAGGACACGTTGCGGCTCGTAAG GTGTAGTGAGGACCTGAAGTTGCCAGGCGACGAGGTGGCAGGGAAGAACAGGGCTTGCTATAACATAGAGTTCACCTTTGACGCCGACACACAGGTTGCCATCACCATTTACTACCAGGCCATGGAGGAGTTTCACAATGGAGTGCCAGT TTACCTGCCACAGGACAGCTCGCTGCAGTCAGAAACGGTGCATTTTAAGAGAGGAGTTTGCCAACAGTTCTGTCTGCCCTCCCACACCGTCAACCTCAGCGAATGGGCAGATGACGAG CTGCTGTTTGATATGGAAAAGGAGATCTTCCCCATGGTTGTGCAGGCTGTGGTAGACGAGGGAGAGG AACATTTGGGCCACTCTCATATCCTACTGGCTACATTTGAAAAG CATATGGATGGGAGTTACTGTGTTAAACCTCTGAAGCAGAAGCAAGTG GTGGATGGAGTTAGCTACCTGCTGCAGGAGATCTATGGGATCGAGAACAAATACAACAGTCAGGAatcaaaa GTGGCTGACGATGAGATCAGTGACAACAGCGCCGAGTGTGTAGTGTGCTTGTCTGATGTCCGAGACACCCTCATCCTCCCTTGCAGGCACCTGTGTCTCTGCAACGCCTGCGCAGACACATTGCGCTACCAGGCAAACTGCTGTCCTATCTGCAGGCTGC CCTTTAGAGCTTTGTTGCAAATTCGAGCAATGAGGAAGAAACTCAGTCCTCTGTCGCCCACCAGCTTTAACCCCGTCATCACCTCCCAGACGTCGGACTCGGAGGAACACTCG CAGGCGTCCGAGCACATCCCTCCTGGTTATGAGGCTGTTTCTCTCCTGGAGGCGCTGAACGGGCCTCTGAACACCTCCTCGGTGGCTCCTAATCCTCTCCATTCCGGTCCTAGCCATGGCTCTGGGGTCCTGCCACCTTATAGCAACGAGCCCCACTCTGCGCTGGCCCGATCCCTCTCGCCTCTTGACCAGTCCAATTCCAGTCAgggattaaaactgaaaaagagtGGTTCAAA atCACTTTCCCAGAATTCCTCTGTGCTTcctgaagaggaagatgagaagtCTTGCAGTGAATCAGATGCATGTCGTCCTAAATTGGCTGTTGGTCAGCAagag TGCGGAGTGACTCCTGACAGCGAGAACCTGACTCTTTCCTCGTCTGGAGCCATCGATCAGTCACCCTGCACCGGTACCCCTCTCTCCTCCACCATCACCTCCCCTGAAG atccagtgagcagcagccTGGCCCAGTCGGTGATGTCCATGGCTTCGTCCCACTCGCAGCACTCTCACATCAGCGCTGACACCATGTCCTCCATGTCAGGGTCCTACATGGCCGGGACCGAAGCAGAACCGGTGGGGGCCAACGAGGTGGGAAACGTGGATGTTGAGGAGGACCAAGACGCTCCCATGGAGAGCCGAGCTGCTCTGCACCAGGACGGG GAGTTTTCTATGGAGTCAAAGGGAAACAATTACTCTATGGCTGTAGAGGAGCAGGATTCAGAG GGAAATGATGTCACAGAAGAGGAATGCTCCTCTCCGTCTAATGGGAAAG
- the srsf2a gene encoding serine and arginine rich splicing factor 2a — translation MSYGRPPPDVEGMTSLKVDNLTYRTSPETLRRVFEKYGRVGDVYIPRDRYTKESRGFAFVRFLDKRDAEDAMDAMDGALLDGRELRVQMARYGRPPDSMYSRRGAPPRRYGGYGRRSRSRSASPRRRRRSRSRSRSRSRSRSRSRNRYSRSRSRSYSRSRSRSRSKSKSKSKSKSKSRTPRRSKSKTPSRSRSRSRSKSRSRSKSRSQTPASNRASKSRSRSKSKSGPKSPGNNEAEP, via the exons ATGAGCTACGGAAGGCCGCCGCCAGACGTCGAGGGGATGACCTCCCTGAAAGTGGACAACCTGACTTACAGAACTTCGCCGGAGACTCTTCGTCGTGTTTTTGAGAAGTACGGTCGGGTGGGGGACGTGTACATCCCCCGGGACCGGTACACCAAGGAGAGCCGCGGCTTCGCATTCGTACGTTTCCTCGACAAGCGCGACGCCGAAGACGCAATGGACGCCATGGATGGCGCGCTGCTCGACGGGCGGGAGTTGCGGGTTCAGATGGCCCGCTACGGACGGCCGCCTGACTCGATGTATAGCCGGAGAGGAGCTCCACCGCGCAGATACGGGGGCTACGGACGCAGAAGCCGGAG TCGCTCAGCCAGTCCCCGCCGTCGCAGACGTAGCCGCAGCCGCTCCAGGAGTAGAAGCCGTTCCCGATCCAGGAGCCGTAACCGTTACAGCCGCTCCAGGTCCCGTTCCTACTCCAGATCAAGATCGAGGTCCAGGTCaaagtcaaagtccaaatccaAATCTAAGTCCAAGTCCAGGACACCCAGGCGCAGCAAGTCGAAGACTCCTTCCAGGTCTCGGTCTCGCTCCAGGTCCAAATCGCGATCCAGGTCCAAGTCGAGGAGTCAAACCCCAGCATCCAACAGGGCGTCAAAGTCCCGATCCAGGTCAAAGTCCAAGAGTGGACCTAAATCACCAGGAAACAACGAAGCAGAGCCTTAA